One genomic window of Gammaproteobacteria bacterium includes the following:
- the hutG gene encoding N-formylglutamate deformylase: MSDVFDYHRGPTPLLVTMSHSGTNIPRPIFQCLSERAKSLQDTDWHVPRLYDFVRDMGASVLSANFSRYVVDLNRPPGGESLYPGQPTTGLCPTTLFDGTPLYADGQSLGEDEIASRLERYWRPYHDKIAEELARIKKAHGYALLYDAHSIASSVPRLFEGCLPDLNLGTAWGQSCRRDSQTAIVRVIDASEFSSTVNGRFVGGYVIRRYGRPADHVHAVQMEIAQRSYMEGIEGFPYTELKARKLKPVLRDVLASFLETRG, encoded by the coding sequence ATGAGCGATGTATTCGATTACCACCGCGGCCCAACGCCGCTTTTGGTCACCATGTCGCATTCAGGCACTAACATACCAAGACCTATTTTTCAGTGCTTGAGTGAACGAGCAAAAAGTCTGCAGGACACAGATTGGCACGTGCCTCGGTTGTATGATTTCGTCAGAGATATGGGCGCTTCCGTGCTCAGTGCCAATTTCAGCCGTTATGTCGTGGATCTCAACCGTCCGCCCGGCGGCGAGAGCCTCTATCCCGGGCAGCCGACGACCGGTTTGTGCCCGACAACGCTGTTCGACGGCACACCGTTGTATGCGGACGGGCAATCGCTTGGGGAGGATGAAATAGCAAGCCGCCTGGAGCGTTATTGGCGGCCATACCATGACAAGATTGCCGAAGAGCTTGCGCGGATCAAGAAGGCCCATGGCTACGCATTACTCTACGACGCTCACTCCATAGCATCGTCGGTGCCGCGTTTGTTTGAAGGTTGCCTGCCTGACTTGAATCTCGGCACTGCATGGGGACAGAGCTGTAGGCGCGATAGCCAGACTGCGATTGTCCGTGTCATCGACGCATCCGAATTCTCGTCAACGGTAAATGGCCGCTTCGTGGGCGGTTACGTTATCCGTCGTTACGGGAGGCCTGCTGACCATGTCCACGCAGTACAGATGGAAATTGCTCAACGGAGCTATATGGAGGGAATAGAAGGATTTCCGTATACGGAGTTAAAGGCAAGGAAGTTGAAACCCGTGCTCCGCGACGTGCTTGCGAGCTTTCTCGAAACAAGGGGATAA